A window from Molothrus ater isolate BHLD 08-10-18 breed brown headed cowbird chromosome 24, BPBGC_Mater_1.1, whole genome shotgun sequence encodes these proteins:
- the SRRM1 gene encoding serine/arginine repetitive matrix protein 1 isoform X2, with translation MDAGFFRGTSAEQDNRFSNKQKKLLKQLKFAECLEKKVDMSKVNLEVIKPWITKRVTEILGFEDDVVIEFIFNQLEVKNPDSKMMQINLTGFLNGKNAREFMGELWPLLLSAQENIAGIPTAFLELKKEEIKQRQIEQEKLASMKKQDEDKEKRDKEDKDNREKRDRSRSPRRRKSRSPSPRRRSSPVRRERKRSHSRSPHHRTKSRSATPAPEKKEATPEPEPSVKPKETVVQEAASNSDIPKAPKPEPPVPETKETSPERNSKKEREREREREKEKEKTRQRSPSRSKSRSRSRSRSPSHSRPRRRHRSRSRSYSPRRRPSPRRRPSPRRRSPPRRMPPPPRHRRSRSPVRRRRRSSASLSGSSSSSSSSRSRSPPKKPPKRPVSSPPRKTRRLSPSASPPRRRHRPSPPGSPPAKPRRSPTPQQSNRARKSRGSVSPSRASAPKHKSTEKRESPSPAPKPRKAELSESEEDKGGKMAAADSVQQRRQYRRQNQQSSSDSGSSSSSEEERPKRSNVKNGEVGRRHRHSHSRSPSPRKRQKDSSPRMQMEKRWQSPVMKSRRRRSPSPPPARRRRSPSPAPPPRRRRSPSPPRRRSPSPPPRRRSPSPRRYSPPIQRRYSPSPPPKRRTASPPPPPKRRASPSPQSKRRVSHSPPPKQRSSPSAKRRSPSESSKHRKGSPPSRSNRETRSPPQNKRHSPSPRPRASHPSSSPAPPRRGASASPQRRQSPSPSSRPIRRVSRTPEPKKTKASTPSPRRVSSSRSASGSPETAPKKHPGPASPARSRSPSANWSPAKKAKSPTQSPSPARNSDQEGGGKKKKKKKDKKHKKDKKHKKHKKHKKEKAAAAAVAAAVAPADTTSAQGEQEAETEPKKETESEPEDNLDDLEKHLREKALRSMRKAQVSPPS, from the exons AACCCAGATTCCAAAATGATGCAAATCAACCTGACTGGTTTTTTGAATGGGAAAAATGCTAGGGAGTTCATGGGAGAACTGTGGCCACTGCTATTAAGTGCACAAGAAAACATTGCTGGTATTCCAACTGCATTTCTGgaactgaagaaagaagaaatcaaacAACGACAG ATAGAGCAGGAGAAACTGGCTTCCATGAAGAAACAAGATGAAGACAAAGAGAAGAGAGATAAGGAAGACAAAgacaacagagagaaaagagacagaTCCAGGAGTCCAAGAAG acGCAAGTCCCGCTCTCCCTCCCCTCGGCGGCGGTCGTCTCCCGTGCGCCGCGAGCGGAAGCGCAGCCACTCGCGCTCCCCCCACCACCGCACCAAGAGCcgcagtgccacccctgcccccGAGAAGAAAGAGGCCACTCCTGAGCCAGAGCCCTCCGTGAAACCAAAGGAGACTGTTGTGCAAGAGGCAGCTTCAAACAG TGATATCCCAAAAGCTCCTAAACCTGAACCACCTGTACCAGAGACTAAGGAAACTTCACCAGAACGTAATTCAAAGAAGGAGAGGGAGcgggagagggagagggagaaggagaaggagaagacTCGTCAGAGATCCCCATCTCGGTCCAAGTCCAGGTCAAGGTCCCGGTCCCGATCTCCGTCTCATTCTCGACCCAGAAGGCGCCATAGATCACGGTCAAG GTCTTACTCCCCCAGAAGGCGACCCAGCCCGCGGCGCCGGCCGTCCCCGCGCAGGAGGAGCCCGCCCCGGAGGATGCCTCCCCCAcccaggcacaggaggagcagatCCCCGGTCAGGCG GAGAAGACGCTCCTCGGCCTCGCTGTccggcagcagctcctcctcgtCCTCGTCGCGCTCCCGCTCTCCACCAAAGAAGCCTCCCAAGAGACCCGTGTCCAGCCCCCCCCGCAAAACGCGCCGGCTGTCGCCCTCTGCCAGCCCCCCCCGGCGCCGCCACCGGCCCTCGCCCCCCGGCAGCCCCCCGGCCAAGCCCCGCCGCTCGCCCACCCCCCAGCAGTCCAACCGCGCCCGCAAGAGCCGCGGCTCCGTCTCCCCCAGCAGGGCTTCAG CACCCAAACACAAGAGTACTGAGAAAAGAGAGTCTCCTTCGCCAGCACCCAAGCCCAGGAAAGCAGAATTGTCGGAATCAG AAGAAGACAAAGGAGGCAAAATGGCTGCAGCAGATTCTGTCCAACAGAGGCGCCAGTACAGGAGGCAAAATCAACAGTCTTCATCTG attCTGGTTCTTCGTCTTCCTCAGAAGAGGAGAGGCCCAAGAGGTCGAACGTGAAGAACGGGGAGGTGGGCAGGCGCCACCGGCACTCGCACTCGCGCAGCCCCTCGCCCCGCAAGCGCCAGAAGGACTCCTCCCCTCG GATGCAGATGGAAAAGAGGTGGCAATCACCAGTGATGAAAAG caggaggaggaggagcccctCGCCGCCCCCCGCGCGCCGGCGCCGCTCCCCTTCCCcggcgcccccgccccggcgccgccgctccccgtCCCCGCCTCGCCGAAG GTCTCCATCACCGCCCCCGCGCAGACGTTCTCCCTCTCCTCGGAGATACTCGCCCCCGATCCAGAGGCGATattccccctctccccctcccaaGAGGAGAAcggcttctcctcctccccctcccaaAAGAAGGgcctccccttccccccagTCCAAGCGCAGAGTCTCCCACTCCCCACCGCCAAAACAGAGGAGCTCCCCCTCTGCCAAGCGGCGCTCCCCTTCCGAGTCTTCCAAGCACAGGAAGGGGTCTCCTCCCAGCAGATCCAACAGGGAAACGCGTTctccaccccaaaacaaaaggCATTCACCTTCACCACGGCCTCGAGCTTCCCacccctcctccagccccgcgccgccgcgcAGGGGAGCGTCGGCGTCGCCGCAGAGGAGACAGTCaccctcacccagcagcaggcCCATCAGGAGGGTGTCCAGAACGCCAGAACccaagaaaacaaa GGcttccacccccagcccccGGCGCGTGTCCTCGTCCCGCTCTGCGTCGGGGTCACCTGAGACAGCTCCCAAAAAACACCCAGGACCTGCATCTCCTGCCCGCTCTCGCTCTCCTTCTGCAAACTGGTCACCTGCAAAAAAGGCCAAGAGCCCAACTCAGAGCCCGTCACCTGCCAGG AATTCAGATCAAGAAGGTGGtggcaagaagaagaagaaaaagaaggataaGAAGcataaaaaggataaaaagcacaagaaacacaaaaagcataagaaggagaaggcagcagcagctgcagtggctgctgctgtggctccagCAGACACCacctcagcacagggagagcaggaagcAGAGACAGAACCCAAAAAG GAGACAGAAAGTGAACCCGAGGACAACCTGGATGACCTCGAAAAGCACCTGCGGGAGAAGGCCCTGAGGTCCATGAGGAAGGCGCAGGTGTCCCCCCCCTCCTAG
- the SRRM1 gene encoding serine/arginine repetitive matrix protein 1 isoform X6 — protein sequence MDAGFFRGTSAEQDNRFSNKQKKLLKQLKFAECLEKKVDMSKVNLEVIKPWITKRVTEILGFEDDVVIEFIFNQLEVKNPDSKMMQINLTGFLNGKNAREFMGELWPLLLSAQENIAGIPTAFLELKKEEIKQRQIEQEKLASMKKQDEDKEKRDKEDKDNREKRDRSRSPRRRKSRSPSPRRRSSPVRRERKRSHSRSPHHRTKSRSATPAPEKKEATPEPEPSVKPKETVVQEAASNSDIPKAPKPEPPVPETKETSPERNSKKEREREREREKEKEKTRQRSPSRSKSRSRSRSRSPSHSRPRRRHRSRSRSYSPRRRPSPRRRPSPRRRSPPRRMPPPPRHRRSRSPVRRRRRSSASLSGSSSSSSSSRSRSPPKKPPKRPVSSPPRKTRRLSPSASPPRRRHRPSPPGSPPAKPRRSPTPQQSNRARKSRGSVSPSRASAPKHKSTEKRESPSPAPKPRKAELSESEEDKGGKMAAADSVQQRRQYRRQNQQSSSDSGSSSSSEEERPKRSNVKNGEVGRRHRHSHSRSPSPRKRQKDSSPRSRRRRSPSPPPARRRRSPSPAPPPRRRRSPSPPRRRSPSPPPRRRSPSPRRYSPPIQRRYSPSPPPKRRTASPPPPPKRRASPSPQSKRRVSHSPPPKQRSSPSAKRRSPSESSKHRKGSPPSRSNRETRSPPQNKRHSPSPRPRASHPSSSPAPPRRGASASPQRRQSPSPSSRPIRRVSRTPEPKKTKASTPSPRRVSSSRSASGSPETAPKKHPGPASPARSRSPSANWSPAKKAKSPTQSPSPARNSDQEGGGKKKKKKKDKKHKKDKKHKKHKKHKKEKAAAAAVAAAVAPADTTSAQGEQEAETEPKKETESEPEDNLDDLEKHLREKALRSMRKAQVSPPS from the exons AACCCAGATTCCAAAATGATGCAAATCAACCTGACTGGTTTTTTGAATGGGAAAAATGCTAGGGAGTTCATGGGAGAACTGTGGCCACTGCTATTAAGTGCACAAGAAAACATTGCTGGTATTCCAACTGCATTTCTGgaactgaagaaagaagaaatcaaacAACGACAG ATAGAGCAGGAGAAACTGGCTTCCATGAAGAAACAAGATGAAGACAAAGAGAAGAGAGATAAGGAAGACAAAgacaacagagagaaaagagacagaTCCAGGAGTCCAAGAAG acGCAAGTCCCGCTCTCCCTCCCCTCGGCGGCGGTCGTCTCCCGTGCGCCGCGAGCGGAAGCGCAGCCACTCGCGCTCCCCCCACCACCGCACCAAGAGCcgcagtgccacccctgcccccGAGAAGAAAGAGGCCACTCCTGAGCCAGAGCCCTCCGTGAAACCAAAGGAGACTGTTGTGCAAGAGGCAGCTTCAAACAG TGATATCCCAAAAGCTCCTAAACCTGAACCACCTGTACCAGAGACTAAGGAAACTTCACCAGAACGTAATTCAAAGAAGGAGAGGGAGcgggagagggagagggagaaggagaaggagaagacTCGTCAGAGATCCCCATCTCGGTCCAAGTCCAGGTCAAGGTCCCGGTCCCGATCTCCGTCTCATTCTCGACCCAGAAGGCGCCATAGATCACGGTCAAG GTCTTACTCCCCCAGAAGGCGACCCAGCCCGCGGCGCCGGCCGTCCCCGCGCAGGAGGAGCCCGCCCCGGAGGATGCCTCCCCCAcccaggcacaggaggagcagatCCCCGGTCAGGCG GAGAAGACGCTCCTCGGCCTCGCTGTccggcagcagctcctcctcgtCCTCGTCGCGCTCCCGCTCTCCACCAAAGAAGCCTCCCAAGAGACCCGTGTCCAGCCCCCCCCGCAAAACGCGCCGGCTGTCGCCCTCTGCCAGCCCCCCCCGGCGCCGCCACCGGCCCTCGCCCCCCGGCAGCCCCCCGGCCAAGCCCCGCCGCTCGCCCACCCCCCAGCAGTCCAACCGCGCCCGCAAGAGCCGCGGCTCCGTCTCCCCCAGCAGGGCTTCAG CACCCAAACACAAGAGTACTGAGAAAAGAGAGTCTCCTTCGCCAGCACCCAAGCCCAGGAAAGCAGAATTGTCGGAATCAG AAGAAGACAAAGGAGGCAAAATGGCTGCAGCAGATTCTGTCCAACAGAGGCGCCAGTACAGGAGGCAAAATCAACAGTCTTCATCTG attCTGGTTCTTCGTCTTCCTCAGAAGAGGAGAGGCCCAAGAGGTCGAACGTGAAGAACGGGGAGGTGGGCAGGCGCCACCGGCACTCGCACTCGCGCAGCCCCTCGCCCCGCAAGCGCCAGAAGGACTCCTCCCCTCG cagcaggaggaggaggagcccctCGCCGCCCCCCGCGCGCCGGCGCCGCTCCCCTTCCCcggcgcccccgccccggcgccgccgctccccgtCCCCGCCTCGCCGAAG GTCTCCATCACCGCCCCCGCGCAGACGTTCTCCCTCTCCTCGGAGATACTCGCCCCCGATCCAGAGGCGATattccccctctccccctcccaaGAGGAGAAcggcttctcctcctccccctcccaaAAGAAGGgcctccccttccccccagTCCAAGCGCAGAGTCTCCCACTCCCCACCGCCAAAACAGAGGAGCTCCCCCTCTGCCAAGCGGCGCTCCCCTTCCGAGTCTTCCAAGCACAGGAAGGGGTCTCCTCCCAGCAGATCCAACAGGGAAACGCGTTctccaccccaaaacaaaaggCATTCACCTTCACCACGGCCTCGAGCTTCCCacccctcctccagccccgcgccgccgcgcAGGGGAGCGTCGGCGTCGCCGCAGAGGAGACAGTCaccctcacccagcagcaggcCCATCAGGAGGGTGTCCAGAACGCCAGAACccaagaaaacaaa GGcttccacccccagcccccGGCGCGTGTCCTCGTCCCGCTCTGCGTCGGGGTCACCTGAGACAGCTCCCAAAAAACACCCAGGACCTGCATCTCCTGCCCGCTCTCGCTCTCCTTCTGCAAACTGGTCACCTGCAAAAAAGGCCAAGAGCCCAACTCAGAGCCCGTCACCTGCCAGG AATTCAGATCAAGAAGGTGGtggcaagaagaagaagaaaaagaaggataaGAAGcataaaaaggataaaaagcacaagaaacacaaaaagcataagaaggagaaggcagcagcagctgcagtggctgctgctgtggctccagCAGACACCacctcagcacagggagagcaggaagcAGAGACAGAACCCAAAAAG GAGACAGAAAGTGAACCCGAGGACAACCTGGATGACCTCGAAAAGCACCTGCGGGAGAAGGCCCTGAGGTCCATGAGGAAGGCGCAGGTGTCCCCCCCCTCCTAG
- the SRRM1 gene encoding serine/arginine repetitive matrix protein 1 isoform X8, with the protein MDAGFFRGTSAEQDNRFSNKQKKLLKQLKFAECLEKKVDMSKVNLEVIKPWITKRVTEILGFEDDVVIEFIFNQLEVKNPDSKMMQINLTGFLNGKNAREFMGELWPLLLSAQENIAGIPTAFLELKKEEIKQRQIEQEKLASMKKQDEDKEKRDKEDKDNREKRDRSRSPRRRKSRSPSPRRRSSPVRRERKRSHSRSPHHRTKSRSATPAPEKKEATPEPEPSVKPKETVVQEAASNSDIPKAPKPEPPVPETKETSPERNSKKEREREREREKEKEKTRQRSPSRSKSRSRSRSRSPSHSRPRRRHRSRSRSYSPRRRPSPRRRPSPRRRSPPRRMPPPPRHRRSRSPVRRRRRSSASLSGSSSSSSSSRSRSPPKKPPKRPVSSPPRKTRRLSPSASPPRRRHRPSPPGSPPAKPRRSPTPQQSNRARKSRGSVSPSRASAPKHKSTEKRESPSPAPKPRKAELSESEEDKGGKMAAADSVQQRRQYRRQNQQSSSDSGSSSSSEEERPKRSNVKNGEVGRRHRHSHSRSPSPRKRQKDSSPRRRRRSPSPPPARRRRSPSPAPPPRRRRSPSPPRRRSPSPPPRRRSPSPRRYSPPIQRRYSPSPPPKRRTASPPPPPKRRASPSPQSKRRVSHSPPPKQRSSPSAKRRSPSESSKHRKGSPPSRSNRETRSPPQNKRHSPSPRPRASHPSSSPAPPRRGASASPQRRQSPSPSSRPIRRVSRTPEPKKTKASTPSPRRVSSSRSASGSPETAPKKHPGPASPARSRSPSANWSPAKKAKSPTQSPSPARNSDQEGGGKKKKKKKDKKHKKDKKHKKHKKHKKEKAAAAAVAAAVAPADTTSAQGEQEAETEPKKETESEPEDNLDDLEKHLREKALRSMRKAQVSPPS; encoded by the exons AACCCAGATTCCAAAATGATGCAAATCAACCTGACTGGTTTTTTGAATGGGAAAAATGCTAGGGAGTTCATGGGAGAACTGTGGCCACTGCTATTAAGTGCACAAGAAAACATTGCTGGTATTCCAACTGCATTTCTGgaactgaagaaagaagaaatcaaacAACGACAG ATAGAGCAGGAGAAACTGGCTTCCATGAAGAAACAAGATGAAGACAAAGAGAAGAGAGATAAGGAAGACAAAgacaacagagagaaaagagacagaTCCAGGAGTCCAAGAAG acGCAAGTCCCGCTCTCCCTCCCCTCGGCGGCGGTCGTCTCCCGTGCGCCGCGAGCGGAAGCGCAGCCACTCGCGCTCCCCCCACCACCGCACCAAGAGCcgcagtgccacccctgcccccGAGAAGAAAGAGGCCACTCCTGAGCCAGAGCCCTCCGTGAAACCAAAGGAGACTGTTGTGCAAGAGGCAGCTTCAAACAG TGATATCCCAAAAGCTCCTAAACCTGAACCACCTGTACCAGAGACTAAGGAAACTTCACCAGAACGTAATTCAAAGAAGGAGAGGGAGcgggagagggagagggagaaggagaaggagaagacTCGTCAGAGATCCCCATCTCGGTCCAAGTCCAGGTCAAGGTCCCGGTCCCGATCTCCGTCTCATTCTCGACCCAGAAGGCGCCATAGATCACGGTCAAG GTCTTACTCCCCCAGAAGGCGACCCAGCCCGCGGCGCCGGCCGTCCCCGCGCAGGAGGAGCCCGCCCCGGAGGATGCCTCCCCCAcccaggcacaggaggagcagatCCCCGGTCAGGCG GAGAAGACGCTCCTCGGCCTCGCTGTccggcagcagctcctcctcgtCCTCGTCGCGCTCCCGCTCTCCACCAAAGAAGCCTCCCAAGAGACCCGTGTCCAGCCCCCCCCGCAAAACGCGCCGGCTGTCGCCCTCTGCCAGCCCCCCCCGGCGCCGCCACCGGCCCTCGCCCCCCGGCAGCCCCCCGGCCAAGCCCCGCCGCTCGCCCACCCCCCAGCAGTCCAACCGCGCCCGCAAGAGCCGCGGCTCCGTCTCCCCCAGCAGGGCTTCAG CACCCAAACACAAGAGTACTGAGAAAAGAGAGTCTCCTTCGCCAGCACCCAAGCCCAGGAAAGCAGAATTGTCGGAATCAG AAGAAGACAAAGGAGGCAAAATGGCTGCAGCAGATTCTGTCCAACAGAGGCGCCAGTACAGGAGGCAAAATCAACAGTCTTCATCTG attCTGGTTCTTCGTCTTCCTCAGAAGAGGAGAGGCCCAAGAGGTCGAACGTGAAGAACGGGGAGGTGGGCAGGCGCCACCGGCACTCGCACTCGCGCAGCCCCTCGCCCCGCAAGCGCCAGAAGGACTCCTCCCCTCG caggaggaggaggagcccctCGCCGCCCCCCGCGCGCCGGCGCCGCTCCCCTTCCCcggcgcccccgccccggcgccgccgctccccgtCCCCGCCTCGCCGAAG GTCTCCATCACCGCCCCCGCGCAGACGTTCTCCCTCTCCTCGGAGATACTCGCCCCCGATCCAGAGGCGATattccccctctccccctcccaaGAGGAGAAcggcttctcctcctccccctcccaaAAGAAGGgcctccccttccccccagTCCAAGCGCAGAGTCTCCCACTCCCCACCGCCAAAACAGAGGAGCTCCCCCTCTGCCAAGCGGCGCTCCCCTTCCGAGTCTTCCAAGCACAGGAAGGGGTCTCCTCCCAGCAGATCCAACAGGGAAACGCGTTctccaccccaaaacaaaaggCATTCACCTTCACCACGGCCTCGAGCTTCCCacccctcctccagccccgcgccgccgcgcAGGGGAGCGTCGGCGTCGCCGCAGAGGAGACAGTCaccctcacccagcagcaggcCCATCAGGAGGGTGTCCAGAACGCCAGAACccaagaaaacaaa GGcttccacccccagcccccGGCGCGTGTCCTCGTCCCGCTCTGCGTCGGGGTCACCTGAGACAGCTCCCAAAAAACACCCAGGACCTGCATCTCCTGCCCGCTCTCGCTCTCCTTCTGCAAACTGGTCACCTGCAAAAAAGGCCAAGAGCCCAACTCAGAGCCCGTCACCTGCCAGG AATTCAGATCAAGAAGGTGGtggcaagaagaagaagaaaaagaaggataaGAAGcataaaaaggataaaaagcacaagaaacacaaaaagcataagaaggagaaggcagcagcagctgcagtggctgctgctgtggctccagCAGACACCacctcagcacagggagagcaggaagcAGAGACAGAACCCAAAAAG GAGACAGAAAGTGAACCCGAGGACAACCTGGATGACCTCGAAAAGCACCTGCGGGAGAAGGCCCTGAGGTCCATGAGGAAGGCGCAGGTGTCCCCCCCCTCCTAG
- the SRRM1 gene encoding serine/arginine repetitive matrix protein 1 isoform X3, which produces MDAGFFRGTSAEQDNRFSNKQKKLLKQLKFAECLEKKVDMSKVNLEVIKPWITKRVTEILGFEDDVVIEFIFNQLEVKNPDSKMMQINLTGFLNGKNAREFMGELWPLLLSAQENIAGIPTAFLELKKEEIKQRQIEQEKLASMKKQDEDKEKRDKEDKDNREKRDRSRSPRRRKSRSPSPRRRSSPVRRERKRSHSRSPHHRTKSRSATPAPEKKEATPEPEPSVKPKETVVQEAASNSDIPKAPKPEPPVPETKETSPERNSKKEREREREREKEKEKTRQRSPSRSKSRSRSRSRSPSHSRPRRRHRSRSRSYSPRRRPSPRRRPSPRRRSPPRRMPPPPRHRRSRSPVRRRRRSSASLSGSSSSSSSSRSRSPPKKPPKRPVSSPPRKTRRLSPSASPPRRRHRPSPPGSPPAKPRRSPTPQQSNRARKSRGSVSPSRASAPKHKSTEKRESPSPAPKPRKAELSESEDKGGKMAAADSVQQRRQYRRQNQQSSSDSGSSSSSEEERPKRSNVKNGEVGRRHRHSHSRSPSPRKRQKDSSPRMQMEKRWQSPVMKSSRRRRSPSPPPARRRRSPSPAPPPRRRRSPSPPRRRSPSPPPRRRSPSPRRYSPPIQRRYSPSPPPKRRTASPPPPPKRRASPSPQSKRRVSHSPPPKQRSSPSAKRRSPSESSKHRKGSPPSRSNRETRSPPQNKRHSPSPRPRASHPSSSPAPPRRGASASPQRRQSPSPSSRPIRRVSRTPEPKKTKASTPSPRRVSSSRSASGSPETAPKKHPGPASPARSRSPSANWSPAKKAKSPTQSPSPARNSDQEGGGKKKKKKKDKKHKKDKKHKKHKKHKKEKAAAAAVAAAVAPADTTSAQGEQEAETEPKKETESEPEDNLDDLEKHLREKALRSMRKAQVSPPS; this is translated from the exons AACCCAGATTCCAAAATGATGCAAATCAACCTGACTGGTTTTTTGAATGGGAAAAATGCTAGGGAGTTCATGGGAGAACTGTGGCCACTGCTATTAAGTGCACAAGAAAACATTGCTGGTATTCCAACTGCATTTCTGgaactgaagaaagaagaaatcaaacAACGACAG ATAGAGCAGGAGAAACTGGCTTCCATGAAGAAACAAGATGAAGACAAAGAGAAGAGAGATAAGGAAGACAAAgacaacagagagaaaagagacagaTCCAGGAGTCCAAGAAG acGCAAGTCCCGCTCTCCCTCCCCTCGGCGGCGGTCGTCTCCCGTGCGCCGCGAGCGGAAGCGCAGCCACTCGCGCTCCCCCCACCACCGCACCAAGAGCcgcagtgccacccctgcccccGAGAAGAAAGAGGCCACTCCTGAGCCAGAGCCCTCCGTGAAACCAAAGGAGACTGTTGTGCAAGAGGCAGCTTCAAACAG TGATATCCCAAAAGCTCCTAAACCTGAACCACCTGTACCAGAGACTAAGGAAACTTCACCAGAACGTAATTCAAAGAAGGAGAGGGAGcgggagagggagagggagaaggagaaggagaagacTCGTCAGAGATCCCCATCTCGGTCCAAGTCCAGGTCAAGGTCCCGGTCCCGATCTCCGTCTCATTCTCGACCCAGAAGGCGCCATAGATCACGGTCAAG GTCTTACTCCCCCAGAAGGCGACCCAGCCCGCGGCGCCGGCCGTCCCCGCGCAGGAGGAGCCCGCCCCGGAGGATGCCTCCCCCAcccaggcacaggaggagcagatCCCCGGTCAGGCG GAGAAGACGCTCCTCGGCCTCGCTGTccggcagcagctcctcctcgtCCTCGTCGCGCTCCCGCTCTCCACCAAAGAAGCCTCCCAAGAGACCCGTGTCCAGCCCCCCCCGCAAAACGCGCCGGCTGTCGCCCTCTGCCAGCCCCCCCCGGCGCCGCCACCGGCCCTCGCCCCCCGGCAGCCCCCCGGCCAAGCCCCGCCGCTCGCCCACCCCCCAGCAGTCCAACCGCGCCCGCAAGAGCCGCGGCTCCGTCTCCCCCAGCAGGGCTTCAG CACCCAAACACAAGAGTACTGAGAAAAGAGAGTCTCCTTCGCCAGCACCCAAGCCCAGGAAAGCAGAATTGTCGGAATCAG AAGACAAAGGAGGCAAAATGGCTGCAGCAGATTCTGTCCAACAGAGGCGCCAGTACAGGAGGCAAAATCAACAGTCTTCATCTG attCTGGTTCTTCGTCTTCCTCAGAAGAGGAGAGGCCCAAGAGGTCGAACGTGAAGAACGGGGAGGTGGGCAGGCGCCACCGGCACTCGCACTCGCGCAGCCCCTCGCCCCGCAAGCGCCAGAAGGACTCCTCCCCTCG GATGCAGATGGAAAAGAGGTGGCAATCACCAGTGATGAAAAG cagcaggaggaggaggagcccctCGCCGCCCCCCGCGCGCCGGCGCCGCTCCCCTTCCCcggcgcccccgccccggcgccgccgctccccgtCCCCGCCTCGCCGAAG GTCTCCATCACCGCCCCCGCGCAGACGTTCTCCCTCTCCTCGGAGATACTCGCCCCCGATCCAGAGGCGATattccccctctccccctcccaaGAGGAGAAcggcttctcctcctccccctcccaaAAGAAGGgcctccccttccccccagTCCAAGCGCAGAGTCTCCCACTCCCCACCGCCAAAACAGAGGAGCTCCCCCTCTGCCAAGCGGCGCTCCCCTTCCGAGTCTTCCAAGCACAGGAAGGGGTCTCCTCCCAGCAGATCCAACAGGGAAACGCGTTctccaccccaaaacaaaaggCATTCACCTTCACCACGGCCTCGAGCTTCCCacccctcctccagccccgcgccgccgcgcAGGGGAGCGTCGGCGTCGCCGCAGAGGAGACAGTCaccctcacccagcagcaggcCCATCAGGAGGGTGTCCAGAACGCCAGAACccaagaaaacaaa GGcttccacccccagcccccGGCGCGTGTCCTCGTCCCGCTCTGCGTCGGGGTCACCTGAGACAGCTCCCAAAAAACACCCAGGACCTGCATCTCCTGCCCGCTCTCGCTCTCCTTCTGCAAACTGGTCACCTGCAAAAAAGGCCAAGAGCCCAACTCAGAGCCCGTCACCTGCCAGG AATTCAGATCAAGAAGGTGGtggcaagaagaagaagaaaaagaaggataaGAAGcataaaaaggataaaaagcacaagaaacacaaaaagcataagaaggagaaggcagcagcagctgcagtggctgctgctgtggctccagCAGACACCacctcagcacagggagagcaggaagcAGAGACAGAACCCAAAAAG GAGACAGAAAGTGAACCCGAGGACAACCTGGATGACCTCGAAAAGCACCTGCGGGAGAAGGCCCTGAGGTCCATGAGGAAGGCGCAGGTGTCCCCCCCCTCCTAG